In Haloarcula salinisoli, one genomic interval encodes:
- a CDS encoding ArsA family ATPase, protein MTQFVLYGGKGGVGKTTVAAATGLELSREGFETLVVSTDPAHSLGDAVERSIGSEPVEIRERLWGVEIDPQAGIDRYEAIFETLAEEFDDAGIHLDEDQVAELFTSGVLPGSDELAAIDGLATYVEDDRFDRVVFDTAPTGHTLRLLDLPQMMDRGLATALDLRDQVRRKVDTARTMMFGPMGRKRREEADSFTEMRDRMERVGEVLRDPARTEFRVVTIPETMAVRESERLVAQLREFEVPVRTLVVNKVIEDPGDCERCLGKQAVQEESLAALRESLPELAVWTVPDESGEVTGLAALERVGQHIGG, encoded by the coding sequence GTGACCCAGTTCGTCCTCTACGGCGGCAAAGGCGGGGTCGGAAAGACGACCGTGGCGGCGGCGACCGGATTGGAACTGTCCCGCGAGGGGTTCGAGACACTGGTCGTCTCGACGGACCCGGCCCACTCGCTAGGCGACGCGGTCGAGCGGTCCATCGGTTCCGAACCGGTCGAGATACGCGAGCGGCTCTGGGGCGTCGAAATCGACCCGCAGGCGGGTATCGACCGCTACGAGGCCATCTTCGAGACACTGGCCGAGGAGTTCGACGACGCCGGGATCCACCTAGACGAGGACCAGGTCGCCGAGCTGTTCACCTCGGGCGTCTTACCGGGTAGCGACGAACTCGCCGCCATCGACGGGCTGGCGACCTACGTCGAGGACGACCGGTTCGACCGTGTCGTCTTCGACACCGCGCCGACCGGCCACACGCTGCGTTTGCTCGACCTCCCACAGATGATGGACCGCGGGCTGGCGACCGCCCTCGACCTGCGCGACCAGGTCCGCCGGAAGGTCGACACCGCGCGGACGATGATGTTCGGGCCGATGGGACGCAAACGCCGCGAGGAGGCCGACAGCTTCACCGAGATGCGCGACCGGATGGAACGGGTCGGCGAAGTGCTCCGAGACCCCGCCCGAACGGAGTTCCGCGTCGTGACCATCCCAGAGACGATGGCCGTCCGCGAGAGCGAACGGCTGGTCGCCCAGCTGCGGGAGTTCGAGGTCCCGGTACGAACGCTGGTGGTCAACAAGGTCATCGAGGACCCCGGCGACTGCGAGCGCTGTCTGGGAAAGCAGGCCGTCCAGGAGGAGTCACTGGCGGCGTTACGGGAGTCACTGCCTGAACTGGCGGTGTGGACCGTCCCCGACGAATCCGGCGAGGTGACCGGACTGGCGGCGCTGGAGCGGGTCGGGCAACACATTGGTGGGTGA
- a CDS encoding OB-fold nucleic acid binding domain-containing protein produces the protein MVQNAGVRTYGLVAVALMVGLAGCGGILGGGGGCGPGETEIAEASGEVSVTGEVTETGQGSFTIDDGTDTAFVQSTDDVSEGDCVTVEGVASDTSSMPGANVTIAAESISVN, from the coding sequence ATGGTGCAAAACGCAGGTGTTCGGACGTACGGACTCGTGGCAGTCGCACTGATGGTCGGCCTCGCTGGGTGTGGCGGGATACTCGGCGGCGGCGGTGGCTGTGGCCCCGGCGAGACGGAGATAGCCGAGGCGAGCGGAGAGGTGTCGGTGACCGGCGAAGTCACCGAGACCGGCCAGGGGTCGTTCACCATCGACGACGGCACCGATACGGCGTTCGTCCAGAGCACGGACGACGTCTCCGAGGGCGACTGTGTGACCGTCGAGGGTGTCGCGAGCGATACGAGTAGTATGCCCGGTGCGAACGTGACTATCGCGGCGGAGTCCATCTCGGTTAACTAG
- the idsA3 gene encoding geranylfarnesyl diphosphate synthase, translating to MSERHQQVEQAILARRERINEALPEALPVTRPEGLYEATRYLLDAGGKRLRPTVLLLVGESLLSVEPRGADYRAFPTLEDGEVDLLSAAIAIEVIQTFTLIHDDIMDDDDLRRGVPAVHKEYDLSTAILAGDTLYSKAFEFLLSTGAAHDRTVAANKRLAETCTRICEGQSLDIEFEARDAVTPDEYLEMVELKTAVLYGAAAAIPATLLGADEETVEALYNHGLDVGRAFQIQDDLLDLTTPSEKLGKQRGSDLVENKQTLVTLHAEQQGVDVANLVDTDSVEAVSEAEIDEAVETLHEAGSIEYARSRAQELVTSGKENLKVLPDNEARDLLSGIADYLVEREY from the coding sequence ATGTCAGAACGCCACCAGCAGGTCGAACAAGCTATCCTCGCCCGTCGCGAGCGGATCAACGAGGCGCTCCCGGAGGCGCTGCCGGTCACCCGACCGGAGGGGCTCTACGAGGCGACTCGATACCTGCTCGACGCCGGCGGCAAGCGGCTCCGGCCGACCGTCCTCCTCCTGGTCGGTGAGTCGCTGCTTTCCGTCGAACCGCGAGGGGCCGACTACCGTGCGTTCCCCACGCTCGAGGACGGGGAGGTCGACCTGCTGTCGGCGGCCATCGCCATCGAGGTCATCCAGACCTTCACGCTCATCCACGACGACATCATGGACGACGACGACCTCCGACGTGGGGTCCCGGCCGTCCACAAGGAGTACGACCTCTCGACGGCTATCCTGGCCGGCGACACACTGTACTCCAAGGCCTTCGAGTTCCTGCTTTCGACCGGCGCGGCCCACGACCGGACCGTCGCCGCGAACAAGCGCCTGGCCGAGACCTGTACGCGTATCTGTGAGGGCCAGTCGCTCGACATCGAGTTCGAGGCCCGCGACGCGGTGACGCCCGACGAGTACCTGGAGATGGTCGAACTAAAGACCGCCGTGCTGTACGGCGCGGCGGCGGCCATCCCGGCGACGCTGCTGGGTGCCGACGAGGAGACCGTCGAGGCGCTGTACAACCACGGTCTCGACGTCGGGCGGGCGTTCCAGATTCAGGACGACCTGCTCGACCTGACGACGCCATCCGAGAAGCTCGGCAAACAGCGCGGGTCGGACCTCGTCGAGAACAAGCAGACGCTCGTGACGCTGCACGCCGAGCAACAGGGCGTCGACGTCGCGAACCTGGTCGACACCGACTCCGTCGAGGCCGTCTCGGAAGCCGAAATCGACGAGGCCGTCGAGACGCTCCACGAGGCGGGCTCTATCGAGTACGCCCGTTCTCGAGCCCAGGAACTGGTCACCAGCGGCAAGGAGAACCTCAAAGTCCTCCCCGACAACGAGGCGCGTGACCTGCTCTCCGGTATCGCGGACTACCTGGTCGAACGCGAGTACTGA
- a CDS encoding ribonuclease J, producing MEVEIATIGGYEAVGRQMTAVRAGDDVVIFDMGLNLSKVLIHDNVETERMHSLDLIDMGAIPDDRVMSELEGDVKAIVPTHGHLDHIGAISKLAHRYDAPIVATPFTIELVKQQIKGEEKFGVQNDLVKMEAGETMQIGERNELEFVNVTHSIIDAINPVLHTPEGAVVYGLDKRMDHTPVIGDPIDMKRFREIAREDEGVLCYIEDCTNAGRKGRTPSENVARTHLKDVMTSIEDYDGGIVATTFSSHIARVKSLVEFAEDMGRQPVLLGRSMEKYSGTAERLDFVDFPDDLGMYGHRKSVDRTFKRIMNEGKENFLPIVTGHQGEPRAMLTRMGRGETPYELSDGDKVLFSARVIPEPTNEGQRYQSEKLLGMQGARIYDDIHVSGHLREEGHYQMLEALQPQHVIPAHQSLKGFAPYVDLAEDFGLKVGRDLHITRNGNMIQLTE from the coding sequence TGACGGCCGTTCGAGCGGGCGACGACGTCGTCATCTTCGACATGGGCCTCAACCTCTCGAAGGTACTGATTCACGACAACGTCGAGACCGAGCGGATGCACTCGCTCGACCTCATCGACATGGGCGCTATCCCGGACGACCGGGTCATGTCCGAACTCGAAGGCGACGTGAAGGCCATCGTCCCGACCCACGGTCACCTCGACCACATCGGTGCCATCTCGAAGCTGGCCCACCGCTACGATGCCCCCATCGTCGCGACGCCGTTTACCATCGAGCTGGTCAAACAGCAGATCAAGGGCGAGGAGAAGTTCGGGGTCCAGAACGACCTCGTCAAGATGGAAGCCGGCGAGACGATGCAGATCGGCGAGCGCAACGAACTCGAGTTCGTCAACGTCACCCACTCCATCATCGACGCAATCAACCCGGTCTTGCACACCCCCGAGGGCGCCGTCGTCTACGGGCTGGACAAGCGGATGGACCACACGCCGGTCATCGGTGACCCCATCGACATGAAGCGGTTCCGCGAGATCGCTCGCGAGGACGAGGGCGTCCTCTGTTACATCGAGGACTGTACGAACGCCGGCCGGAAGGGCCGAACCCCCTCCGAGAACGTCGCCCGGACCCACCTCAAGGACGTCATGACGAGCATCGAGGACTACGACGGCGGTATCGTCGCCACGACGTTCTCCTCCCACATCGCCCGCGTGAAGAGCCTCGTCGAGTTCGCAGAGGACATGGGCCGTCAGCCGGTCCTGCTGGGTCGTTCGATGGAGAAGTACTCGGGGACTGCGGAACGACTCGACTTCGTCGACTTCCCGGACGACCTCGGGATGTACGGCCACCGCAAGTCCGTCGACCGCACGTTCAAGCGAATCATGAACGAGGGCAAGGAGAACTTCCTGCCCATCGTCACGGGCCACCAGGGCGAGCCCCGCGCGATGCTCACCCGTATGGGCCGTGGCGAGACGCCCTACGAACTGTCCGACGGTGACAAGGTCCTGTTCTCGGCCCGGGTCATCCCGGAGCCGACCAACGAGGGCCAGCGCTACCAGTCCGAGAAGCTGCTGGGCATGCAGGGCGCCCGCATCTACGACGACATCCACGTTTCGGGCCACCTCCGCGAGGAGGGGCACTACCAGATGCTAGAGGCACTGCAGCCACAGCACGTCATCCCGGCCCACCAGAGCCTCAAAGGGTTCGCGCCCTACGTGGACCTCGCCGAGGACTTTGGCCTCAAGGTCGGTCGCGACCTGCATATCACCCGCAACGGGAATATGATTCAGCTCACCGAATAA
- a CDS encoding alpha/beta fold hydrolase: MNPPEETTVTVRRDVPFHEVDGETLRLDVYESTATSAPKPAVVLVRGGGFTVGDKGEFARHAIDLAADGYLVVEPQYRLAPEHTFPAALVDVKAAIEWCRTECEQVDPQRIAAVGHSAGANLVVLAAATADDPALEPDMYPGSSSALSAVVGYAGIYDFRMGLDDRRQTYLGGSPEDLPAAYDLASPVEQADMSMPPTLLLHGEDDHVVSPQQSAVLAEALDPLTTVDHRVVPGGHGFPFDGAHYEATSETTADFLATQLASQTDRDPEFTVDDNRNL, encoded by the coding sequence GTGAACCCACCCGAGGAGACGACGGTCACCGTCAGGCGTGACGTCCCGTTCCACGAGGTCGACGGTGAGACCCTCCGGCTGGACGTGTACGAATCGACGGCGACCAGCGCGCCGAAACCCGCTGTCGTGCTGGTGCGAGGCGGCGGCTTCACGGTCGGCGACAAGGGCGAGTTCGCCCGCCATGCCATCGACCTCGCCGCAGATGGGTATCTCGTCGTCGAACCACAGTACCGACTCGCGCCCGAGCACACGTTCCCGGCGGCGCTGGTCGACGTGAAGGCTGCTATCGAGTGGTGTCGCACCGAGTGCGAGCAGGTGGACCCACAGCGCATCGCAGCCGTGGGTCACTCCGCCGGCGCGAATCTGGTGGTGCTCGCGGCGGCGACGGCCGACGACCCGGCGCTGGAGCCCGATATGTACCCCGGCTCCTCGTCGGCGCTGTCGGCGGTGGTCGGGTACGCGGGCATCTACGATTTCCGCATGGGACTGGACGACCGCCGGCAGACGTATCTGGGCGGGTCGCCCGAGGACCTGCCCGCCGCCTACGACCTCGCCTCGCCGGTCGAGCAGGCCGACATGTCGATGCCACCGACACTTCTGCTCCACGGTGAAGACGACCACGTGGTTTCGCCCCAGCAATCGGCGGTACTGGCCGAGGCGCTCGACCCGCTGACCACCGTCGACCATCGCGTGGTTCCCGGCGGCCACGGTTTCCCGTTCGACGGAGCCCACTACGAGGCGACCTCCGAGACGACCGCTGACTTTCTCGCGACGCAGCTGGCGTCACAGACCGACCGCGACCCCGAGTTCACCGTCGACGACAACAGGAACCTGTGA
- a CDS encoding DUF7286 family protein — protein sequence MNPDSGLSIASDDSRQIPFTIIGILLLVSSTTLVFYLDTRPESGSITTTVSPMDRASASAKTAVSDGISEGLQKTAAEPLNRTADTPVGRAIDEADVRIEGEESTYETFGPYVRLRIYQETQRNLDRGSQRINESTVTRASLPALSNEEDEIAAAISKVDLEVGRYQDDMESGAVRATVSGINVSVVRNGTVVDNKTETITVTTGSAVFGLHERTTTYEKRLNTDFFDTSVADAEGFSQKFAKRLYPLVWSKAYTERMHPNARPSEQATAETKFAFHSLVENHEAETVANAAIFSVQQRVFGSKDPQAEAVMSPAWACVGARTIETLADADGRGQAGGGTPSEPTTERTAAATASASTTGPFMTRGGAGFNYSFSDENFCQTSRFPFGEVSGPAPSNLRDITDQMLGGIDRPITRRTAEIPIERFAQPAFQEVVGADQPGFSADDIEGAAIEENATEAGNHPAVDSNYANGPNQNPSYGFTPTELVDTTIDSTYRVDVSAGLENTSSSGSLPDADEPDRHSGWRSVSTETTQDSVDTSVNWTELPNGDSQQRLHEITVSLDIEYTEVEKWVRTEDNVRHTATTNASSSKRYQTTIVIEGGFAPGHDVEDRDIANMYRANGAPGPTENFNPGLDASISELLDGVEPDTLESDIENETLNASAIRQRSDFTDQIEDSLGDPSTIGPETLLAGNRSALESWMVSQLQTSHDGIVDDVNNTTVTRRRILTGEEPLSVMRSDLDAVDDDYVYPNSTFLTPAHYARAELVNDYVDNTNDWMTRYVEKRNSGREQINQQLGPDGERINEGFSQALFFAREALSVSSITETRAKVEETPLLGEISYRVDGSPTYLSSSPVTRTSTPDARPARDGPDTPNASEHAALAVRNDVWLPVPGLPLVPWPEFWFVSANTVTLDVEGEYARFEVTADTTKRGRTSTYRRQDEPVTMEIAQQERRVGTVDPVNFTSRTDIVVATPGPVWYPNGSYGPGDRVGNGTDHRLVECTAAWGATGPSFDLSAVDYDDCPNLPSASSNTYRYLNRTADGDITVEETG from the coding sequence ATGAACCCGGACTCCGGGCTATCGATCGCGTCGGACGACAGCAGACAGATACCGTTCACGATTATCGGGATTCTGTTGCTGGTCTCGAGTACTACCCTCGTGTTCTATCTGGACACGCGACCCGAATCGGGGTCAATCACCACCACCGTTAGCCCGATGGACCGCGCGTCGGCGTCGGCGAAGACGGCCGTGAGCGACGGTATCTCCGAAGGGCTACAGAAGACCGCAGCGGAGCCGCTGAACCGCACGGCAGACACACCCGTCGGGCGGGCAATCGACGAAGCAGACGTGCGTATCGAAGGCGAGGAATCCACGTACGAGACGTTCGGTCCATACGTCCGTCTCCGTATCTACCAGGAGACACAGCGGAATCTCGACAGGGGGAGCCAGCGGATAAACGAAAGCACTGTTACGCGCGCCTCGCTCCCGGCGCTCAGCAACGAGGAAGACGAGATAGCGGCGGCCATCAGCAAGGTCGACCTCGAGGTCGGCCGGTATCAGGACGACATGGAGAGTGGTGCTGTCAGAGCCACTGTCAGCGGCATCAACGTCAGCGTCGTCCGTAACGGAACGGTAGTCGATAACAAGACTGAGACAATCACCGTCACCACCGGCTCGGCGGTATTCGGACTCCACGAGCGGACAACGACCTACGAGAAGCGACTGAACACCGACTTCTTCGATACCAGTGTCGCCGACGCGGAGGGGTTCAGCCAGAAGTTCGCGAAGCGGCTGTATCCGCTCGTGTGGAGCAAGGCCTACACGGAGCGGATGCATCCGAACGCGCGCCCGAGCGAGCAGGCGACGGCAGAGACCAAGTTCGCGTTCCACAGCCTCGTCGAGAATCACGAAGCCGAAACAGTCGCCAACGCCGCCATCTTCTCGGTACAGCAGCGGGTCTTCGGTTCGAAAGACCCCCAGGCGGAGGCCGTGATGTCACCCGCGTGGGCCTGTGTGGGAGCACGGACGATCGAGACACTGGCGGATGCGGACGGGCGTGGCCAGGCTGGGGGCGGAACCCCGTCCGAACCCACGACCGAGCGGACCGCAGCGGCGACTGCGTCCGCGTCGACGACAGGGCCGTTCATGACCCGCGGCGGCGCCGGGTTCAACTACTCGTTCAGTGACGAGAACTTCTGTCAGACCTCGCGGTTCCCGTTCGGTGAGGTCAGTGGACCCGCCCCGAGCAATCTTCGGGACATCACGGACCAGATGCTCGGCGGCATCGACCGGCCGATAACGCGTCGGACGGCGGAGATTCCGATCGAACGCTTCGCCCAGCCGGCCTTCCAAGAGGTGGTCGGCGCGGACCAGCCCGGATTCTCGGCAGACGACATCGAGGGCGCGGCTATCGAAGAGAACGCGACCGAAGCTGGGAACCACCCGGCGGTCGATAGTAACTACGCGAACGGCCCGAACCAGAACCCGTCCTACGGTTTCACCCCCACAGAGCTGGTCGATACCACCATCGATTCGACCTATCGGGTAGACGTCAGCGCCGGGCTGGAAAACACCAGTTCGAGCGGGAGTTTGCCCGATGCGGACGAACCAGACCGCCACTCGGGGTGGCGCTCAGTATCGACGGAGACGACACAGGACAGCGTGGATACGTCTGTCAACTGGACCGAACTCCCGAACGGGGACAGCCAACAGCGTCTCCACGAGATAACGGTCAGCCTCGATATCGAATACACGGAGGTCGAAAAGTGGGTACGCACCGAAGATAACGTGAGACACACGGCTACGACAAACGCGAGTAGCTCGAAGCGCTACCAAACCACGATCGTGATCGAAGGGGGGTTCGCCCCCGGACACGATGTCGAGGATCGAGATATCGCCAACATGTACAGGGCCAACGGGGCGCCGGGGCCGACCGAGAATTTCAATCCCGGCCTCGACGCCTCGATATCGGAACTCCTCGACGGTGTCGAACCCGACACCCTCGAGAGCGATATCGAGAACGAGACGCTCAATGCGAGTGCGATCAGACAGCGCTCAGATTTCACTGACCAGATCGAAGACAGTCTCGGCGACCCCTCGACGATCGGACCGGAGACGTTGCTGGCCGGGAACCGGAGCGCCCTCGAGAGCTGGATGGTGAGTCAACTCCAGACCAGCCACGACGGCATCGTCGACGATGTGAACAATACGACGGTCACGCGCCGCCGAATCCTGACCGGTGAGGAGCCCCTCTCGGTGATGCGCTCGGATCTCGATGCCGTCGACGACGACTACGTCTATCCCAACAGCACGTTTCTGACGCCGGCACATTACGCCCGTGCCGAACTCGTCAACGACTACGTCGACAACACGAACGACTGGATGACCCGATACGTGGAGAAGCGAAACAGCGGTCGAGAGCAGATCAACCAACAGCTCGGGCCCGACGGGGAACGTATCAACGAAGGATTCAGCCAGGCGCTGTTCTTCGCACGCGAGGCGCTCTCTGTCTCGAGCATAACAGAGACCAGAGCGAAAGTCGAGGAGACGCCCTTGCTCGGCGAGATCAGCTATCGGGTCGACGGCTCGCCGACGTATCTCTCTAGCTCGCCGGTCACGCGGACCAGCACGCCCGACGCCCGTCCGGCGAGGGACGGCCCGGATACGCCGAACGCAAGCGAACACGCGGCACTCGCGGTCCGCAACGACGTGTGGCTCCCGGTTCCGGGGCTGCCGCTCGTTCCGTGGCCCGAGTTCTGGTTCGTCTCGGCAAACACCGTGACCCTCGATGTCGAAGGTGAGTACGCCCGCTTCGAAGTCACGGCAGACACGACCAAACGCGGGCGCACGTCGACGTACCGCCGGCAGGACGAGCCCGTCACGATGGAGATAGCCCAGCAGGAACGCCGCGTCGGGACGGTCGACCCGGTCAACTTCACGAGCAGGACTGACATCGTCGTTGCCACCCCCGGGCCGGTGTGGTATCCCAATGGAAGCTACGGTCCGGGAGACCGAGTCGGGAACGGAACCGACCATCGACTCGTCGAGTGTACCGCTGCGTGGGGAGCGACCGGGCCGAGCTTTGACCTCTCCGCGGTCGACTACGACGACTGTCCGAACCTCCCCAGCGCCTCGAGTAACACGTATCGGTATCTCAACCGCACCGCGGACGGAGACATCACCGTCGAGGAGACTGGGTAG
- a CDS encoding glutamate--tRNA ligase, with the protein MDDAVRQRIEEAAETNALLNAVKHDSEAQVGAIMGPLMGENPEFREHGDEIPGIIAPVVERVNGMDSEERRARIAELAPEKLEEIESEDEGDDHPLPDLPNAEDGEVRMRVAPNPNGPWHIGHARMAAVIGTYKDRYDGEFVCRFDDTDPETKRPDLDAYDAILDAIEYLGFEPDDVVRASDRVDVYYDHARELIDLGGAYTCSCPQGDFSELKNSGEACPHREKATETVAEEFEAMVDGEYESGEMVLRVRTDITHKNPALRDFVAFRMIDTPHPREEAADYRCWPMLDFQSGVDDHLLGITHIIRGIDLQDSAKRQGFVYDYFGWEYPEVVHWGHVQVDAYDVSMSTSTIGELVAEGELDGWDDPRAPTVASLRRRGIRGEALVDAMVELGTSTSDVDLAISSVYANNRELIDDDTDRAFFVRDDEESGGLVERQVVGGPDAGEPPLHPDFEDRGRRDIPVTAGVVVEGDDLPDHGDRVWLKGYGCVRHTRDAFEYVGDDITAVREEGVDVVHWAPADGPELRLRTMDGDVTGIAEPGYLDYEPDVMLQFERIGFARVDRVDPDEESVAYFAHP; encoded by the coding sequence ATGGACGACGCCGTACGCCAGCGTATCGAGGAGGCCGCCGAGACGAACGCCCTCCTCAACGCTGTCAAACACGACAGCGAGGCACAGGTCGGGGCTATCATGGGGCCGCTGATGGGCGAGAACCCCGAGTTCCGGGAGCACGGTGACGAGATCCCCGGTATCATCGCACCCGTGGTCGAGCGGGTCAACGGGATGGATAGCGAGGAGCGCCGGGCGCGAATCGCCGAACTCGCTCCGGAGAAACTCGAGGAGATAGAGAGCGAGGACGAGGGCGACGACCACCCGCTACCGGACCTTCCAAACGCCGAGGACGGCGAGGTGCGGATGCGGGTCGCCCCCAACCCCAACGGCCCGTGGCACATCGGTCACGCGCGGATGGCCGCCGTCATCGGCACGTACAAGGACCGATACGACGGCGAGTTCGTCTGCCGGTTCGACGACACCGACCCGGAGACCAAGCGCCCGGACCTGGACGCATACGACGCAATCCTCGACGCCATCGAGTATCTCGGCTTCGAGCCGGACGATGTGGTCAGAGCGAGCGACCGCGTCGACGTCTACTACGACCACGCCCGCGAACTCATCGACCTGGGCGGGGCCTACACCTGTTCCTGTCCGCAGGGGGACTTTTCCGAGCTGAAAAACAGCGGCGAAGCCTGTCCCCACCGCGAGAAAGCCACCGAGACCGTCGCCGAGGAGTTCGAGGCGATGGTCGACGGCGAGTACGAGAGCGGCGAGATGGTGCTGCGGGTCCGGACCGACATCACCCACAAGAACCCCGCGCTGCGTGACTTCGTCGCGTTCCGCATGATAGACACGCCCCACCCGCGCGAGGAAGCGGCCGACTACCGCTGCTGGCCGATGCTGGACTTCCAGAGCGGCGTCGACGACCACCTGCTCGGTATCACCCACATCATCCGCGGTATCGACCTGCAGGACTCCGCGAAACGCCAGGGCTTCGTCTACGACTACTTCGGCTGGGAGTACCCCGAGGTCGTCCACTGGGGCCACGTGCAGGTCGACGCCTACGACGTGTCGATGTCGACCTCGACCATCGGCGAGCTCGTCGCCGAGGGCGAACTGGACGGGTGGGACGACCCGCGCGCGCCGACCGTGGCGAGCCTCCGACGGCGGGGGATTCGGGGTGAGGCGCTCGTCGACGCGATGGTCGAACTGGGCACCTCGACCTCCGACGTCGACCTCGCTATCTCGTCGGTGTACGCCAACAACCGCGAGCTGATAGACGACGACACCGACCGTGCGTTCTTCGTCCGCGACGACGAGGAATCTGGCGGGCTCGTCGAACGCCAGGTCGTCGGCGGGCCCGACGCCGGTGAACCGCCGTTGCACCCCGACTTCGAGGACCGTGGCCGGCGGGACATTCCCGTCACGGCGGGGGTCGTCGTCGAGGGCGACGACCTGCCCGACCACGGCGACCGCGTCTGGCTCAAGGGCTATGGCTGCGTGCGACACACTCGCGACGCCTTCGAGTACGTCGGCGACGACATCACGGCGGTCCGCGAGGAGGGCGTCGACGTGGTCCACTGGGCGCCGGCCGACGGCCCCGAACTCCGACTGCGGACGATGGACGGCGACGTGACCGGCATCGCCGAGCCGGGCTATCTCGACTACGAGCCAGACGTTATGCTCCAGTTCGAGCGAATCGGCTTCGCCCGCGTCGACCGCGTCGACCCCGACGAGGAGTCCGTCGCGTACTTCGCGCATCCATAG